One genomic window of Leptospira paudalimensis includes the following:
- a CDS encoding LB_137 family protein, giving the protein MFHIAKIRKIGPTLFFLGLVLFGSDLFSDKIRLKSGEVLNGKVQNVTPTHVEWVDQGKRYKFPNEDVLGIDVGYDGLPACADYKTFGVEDCDLILTRLTKTSASFSKKSSPLELETIPIRKITTLKIKKESGLPVDRYIQFGAKGRWVFSNKEIFGTYKSLDRGKMNFEIEDKKIESAEALDFESYEYQNKSVIAKVIKEETPKVIPGYASISEKKYGKAAILFGTAFLSGIGMAYEYNMSVKAINQDLEYIPTGDGRVFLFANTIGNDRYDYHRQRFTIYGVVFASILTYSFIDSFYLGQRDSNKESSQAVYLKPMLDYKPNSIYNQLNVYSQKPNEFLQYGFSFESKF; this is encoded by the coding sequence ATGTTCCACATAGCAAAGATTCGTAAGATTGGACCTACCCTTTTTTTCCTTGGGTTGGTGCTGTTTGGTTCAGATCTGTTTTCAGACAAAATCCGCTTAAAATCGGGGGAAGTACTGAATGGAAAAGTCCAGAATGTAACCCCTACTCATGTGGAATGGGTGGACCAAGGCAAACGATATAAGTTCCCCAATGAAGATGTGTTAGGAATTGATGTTGGGTATGATGGCCTTCCCGCTTGTGCCGATTACAAAACGTTCGGCGTGGAAGATTGCGATCTAATCCTGACTAGGCTCACAAAAACAAGTGCTAGTTTTTCCAAAAAAAGTAGTCCCTTAGAATTGGAAACAATTCCCATTCGAAAAATCACAACACTTAAAATTAAAAAAGAATCTGGTCTCCCAGTCGATCGATACATCCAATTTGGTGCTAAAGGAAGATGGGTATTTAGCAACAAAGAAATTTTCGGAACTTACAAATCCCTCGATAGAGGAAAGATGAACTTTGAAATAGAGGATAAAAAAATAGAATCTGCGGAAGCACTCGATTTTGAATCCTATGAATACCAAAACAAATCGGTTATTGCAAAAGTTATCAAAGAAGAAACTCCGAAAGTGATCCCAGGATATGCATCTATTTCTGAAAAAAAATATGGCAAAGCCGCAATTTTGTTTGGTACTGCTTTTCTTTCCGGTATAGGAATGGCTTATGAATACAATATGTCTGTCAAAGCAATCAACCAAGACCTTGAATACATCCCTACTGGAGATGGACGTGTATTCTTATTTGCCAATACCATCGGTAATGATCGTTATGATTATCATAGGCAAAGGTTTACCATATATGGGGTTGTGTTTGCCTCTATTTTGACATATAGTTTTATTGATAGTTTTTATTTAGGACAAAGAGATTCAAATAAAGAAAGTTCACAAGCGGTGTATTTGAAACCGATGTTAGATTACAAACCAAACTCAATTTACAACCAATTGAATGTGTATTCACAAAAACCAAATGAGTTTTTACAATATGGTTTTAGTTTTGAATCTAAATTTTGA